CCATCTGAGGCCCCTGTTACCCCACATACCTGCCCCCCACCATGCAAATGTCCCTGTCCCTATACCCATGGAGGCCTTACCCAGCCATTCACACCTCTTCTGTCCACTCACACCTGGTTCCCCATCCatttcccacccacccacccacccttcaGTAAAGCCCTATTCATCCAACAATGCATCTGCccagcaccccccaccccaggcccaggACCCTCCAGCCACCTGCTCGGGGACTCACCTTGTAGAAGAACCCCAGCCCCGCCCGGGGCTCCCCCTCTGAAGACGCCTCCTCCTCCAAGGAATCCTCAGCACCAGCGGGGCTCCCGTCTCCCTCATCCTCGGCAGCGGGATCTGCCAGGCTGCCCAAAGGGATCTCGATGAGGCCTGGCCGGGCAGTCGGCTCCTCGGGGGGCGTCTCCTCTGCCAGGAGGATGGAAGAGCGCGTCTGTACGGGCACCTGGCTCGGCGAGAACTTGCGCAGGTGGGGGAGGCTGTCTACGTCGTGGGGTGGCGTGAGCACCCTGGTCAAGGGTGCCAGCCGCAGCTCCGCCGGCCGCGTGTGTTTCGGGCTGCGGGGTGACTGGCTGGGCCCGGGCCCGGGCCCAGGGCTGCGCCGGGTGGCTGGGACCCGCCGGGCGGGGCTAGGGGATGCAGCTTTGGGCCCTGTCGTGGGGCCAGGGATGATCCACGCAGCGGGTGGTGGGGCGGGTCCAGGGGCCTCCGGCGGGGCCAGAAGCCGCTGCTGCTGGTCCGTGAGCCTCTGCATGTCCCGCTGCAGTGAGCTCAAGGCGGCACTCAGCTTGCTGACCGCTCGATTGTATTCCCCCAGCCCCTCAGGGGGCACCGGGCCCAGGTCTGGCGAGAAAGTCACTGCCTTGGGCCGTGAGGTTGGCTCACCCTGGCCCTCACCCGCCGGCCGCTCCCCACCAGGGACTGAGCCTGGCTCGgcctccgcctctgcctccccggaGGCCTCCCGCGGCTGCACCTGCAAGAAGGCGCTTTTGCCCAGCCGCTGACGGTGTTTGGCAAAGATGGCCTCAATCCGTCGCTTCTGAGCCTCAATGGCTCTGCGTTTCTCCTCCAGCCGGGCGCCGAGCTCACTCATCTCCGAGCTCAGGGCCTCCGGCGGGGCCGGAGTGGACGTGGGGGACCccgctccagcctcagcctctgccttCACCAGCTGTTTCTTGCGTTCGGCAAAGCTGGTCATTTTCACCTCGGAGTTGGTGGCTGCTGGGGACGAAGCCACCGCCTTCGGGGACCCCTCGGATGGGGCTGGCAGTTTCGATGCCTCCCCCACCAGACAGGGAGATGGCTTTGAGGGGGTCTCGGGGTGTGGCATGTACACTGGTGCTTTGGTGGGCCTGTCGGAGAGTGGTTTGGAGGTCCCCTCAGGCAGGTAGGGGGAGGCCAGGGATGGCTTGGAGGGCCCCTCGGGGGAGTGGAGGTAGAAGCTGCCGTCGGCCGCCCCATCTGGGAGGAGCCGGGGCTCGGCACTGTGGATGATCTGCAGAGCCTCCTCGATGGTGGGCAGGTCACCAGGCTCCGGGGGTGGCTGGGTGGGGGTCCTGGCCGGCACGGGGCGCGGGGGGCCCAGGCTGTCCGAGCTCACAGAGCGGAGAAGCACGGGGTCACCCATGACGACATCCACGTCGCTGTCCAGGCCAAAGGGGGTGCTGAATGACACAGCCTGGGAGAGGGGACGGCTGGGCGGCCGGAGGGAGGGGTCAGCCCGTGGGACCAGCCTTGGCCCCACCCCCCGCCCTAGCCTGCTCCACCCCCTACCCTGGCCCATGAGGTGCACTCACCTGAGCTGCCGGTTCCAGGCCTTGCCCAGGGCCTCCATATGGGACATGGATGGGGAAGACTTCAGGGAGCCTGGGGTAGGCGATGAGTGGTTACTATGGGGACCCTGGGGACCCTGAGTGGGGTCAGCCAGCATCTGGGAACAACCTCTGCAAGGTCACTGGTTGAGTCACTGACGGCTCATCATGTGGTCTAGTGAGACCAGAGGTTTCCAGAAACAGATACCCGGGGCCATTTGCTGTCACTACGGGGTACTGTGGGGCCACTGGGGAGGCCATTCTGGGGGTCACCTTGGGATGCCCAAGGGGGACCTGATGGAGGGGCTACTGGAAGGCTCACGAGGAGACAACATGAGGCCCACTGGAGCAGTCAGTGGATGGGGGGGTCCCCCAGGACAGAAGCCACCTACCCTCTCCTCACCTGTGGATCCTCGGAGTGGGGACTGGGGGCCACCAGGTGACAGGAGCGGGTGGCGGAAGTTGAAGACAGGAGAACTGTACAGAGACGTATTTCAGCCTCAGgactcccacctcctcctccgcCTCTCCCCAAGGGGTAGACATCAGCGTCGCCCAGCTGCGTCCCAGTGCCCAGCAGGGCAGACATGGCGCCGCCCACCCACATGCCAGAGACTCGCCCGGTGTGGGGACCGTACCTACTGCCACTGTTGTTCTgaggtggggaggcctcagtgcCCCGGGGGGAGGCAGCTGCGGGACACAGAAGAAGTTCAGGTGGGGTTTGGctctcccacccaccccccacccagcccccaggCCCCCAGGGCCTCACCGTGACCATCGGGCAAGTCCTTCACTTGCACGAAGTCGGGCTTGAGCACCTCAAAACACATGAACAACTCGGCCAGCAGCACCACCAAGTTGACCTGGAGGTGGGAGGCTGGGTCAGCAGACGGGATACCCCTGGCCCCAGACGCCCGCCTCAGGCCAGGAGGTCCCAGGATGGCCTTACCTTGAGCGGCGGTGGGACGTACAACAAGTCCTCAAGGGACAGGGGGCAGCCACGAGGAAGGCGGGAGGCACAGAAATCCTGCACCAGCTGGAGGTTGTACAGGCTGTCCGCCACAGACATGGGGTCCTTCAAGCAGACCTCTGTGGGGACAGGAGGAGTGGGTCCCCGACTCTATGAGGAGAACGCGGGCCCCAGGGAAGCCAGGGACCAGCAGCCCCCACACACGAAGACCTCCTATGAGCCCAGCTTCCGCCAGGTGCCGTTCGagaggtgaattttttttttttttttttgagactgagtcttgctctgtcacccaggctgtagtgcagtggcacaatcccgggtcactgcaacctctgcctctcgtgttcaagtgattctcctgcctcagcctcccgagtagctgggattgaaggagtgtgccaccacaccaggctaattttttgtagttttagtagaaatggggtttcaccgtgttagccaggatggtctcgatctcctcacctcgtgatctgcccgtctcggcctcccaaagtgctgggattacaggtgtgagccaccgcgcccggccgaggtgaATTCTATGATAGACCATCCTTAGGCCAGGAGTCCTTAACCCCCGGggcgtggcctgttaggaaccggacCGTACAGCAGGTGAGCCACAGTGagtgtatttacagccactccccattatTTGCAGGCCCGTCTGAGCCCCGCTTCCATCAGATCAGCAGCGGCCGATTTTCGTAGGAGATCGAACACTATTGGAACCCCGCATGTTCCAAtagagggatctaggctgcaccctccttatgagaatccaatgcctgatgatctgtcactgtctcccatcacccccagctgggaccgtctagttgcaggaacaagctcagggctcccactgattccccatgatggtgagttgtagaattatttcattctaTATTACAATGTATTAGATATAAAGTGCATAATAAAGATTAACGTGCTTGAATTATCCCAAAACCACCTCCCTGCCTCCAACCGTGGAAAAACTgccttccacaaaaccggtccctggaGCCAAAAAGTTGGCGACTACTGCCTTTGGCCTTTGCATCTTTCTAGAACACTCTCCCCCAAGACCTCAACTCAAAAAGCTTttccgggccaggtgtggtggctcatgcctgtaattgtagcactttgggaggctgaggtgggaggatgtttgagcccaggagttcaagaccagcgtgggcaacatagcaagaccccatctctattatataattttttttttttttttttttttttttttgagatggagtctcgctctgtcacccaggctggagtgcaatggcgtggtcttggctcactgcaacctccacttcctaggttcaagcgattctcctgcctcagcctcctgagtagctgggattacagacacctgccaccgcgcctggctaagttttgtatttttactagagacaggatttcaccatcctgaccaggctggttttgaactcgtgacctcgtgatccacctgcctcaccctcccaaactgctgggattacaggcatgagccaccacacccagccctataatttttttttttaataaaaagaaaaaaagtttaaaaaaaaaaaaaaagttttttctcaCCACCCATTGCTTTTAGGAGTACCCAGCATGCAAAAAATActtctgggccgggtgcagtggtccacgctagtaatcccagcacttagggaggccaaggcgagcagatcacttgaggtcaagaattcgagaacagcctggccaatatagtgaaacctgtctctactaaaaatacaaaaattagccgggcgtggtgacatgtggctgtagtcccagctactcgggaggctgaggcaggagaatggcttgaacctgggaggtggaggtggcagtgagccaagatcgtgccattacactccagcctgggcaacacaacaagactctgtctcaaaaaaaaaaaaaaggccgggtgcagtggctcaagcctgtaatcccagcaccttgggaggccaagacgggtggatcacgaggtcaggagatcgagaccatcctggctaacacggtgaaaccccgtctctaccaaaaaatacaaaaaaaactagccgggcgaggtggcggcaggcgcctgtagtcccagctactccggaggctgaggcaggagaatggcgtggacccgggaggcggagcttgcaatgagccgagatccggccactgcactccagcctgggagacacagcgagactccgtctcaaaaaaaaaaaaaagtacttctgGATAAACTTAGTATCTTTCTCCCCCAGCTAGAGCCATCTGTGAGGTCGGGAGTGTGTCTCTATTCTGGCTGGATCCCCAGTGCCTAAAACAAGGTCTGGCACGCAGTCCACACTCCATACGTTTCATCTGCTGCAGGAATGAATTCgtggaagcacagagaggtttaTACACTTGcgtgaggtcacacagctaattggggaagagagagacacaAACTCAGGCCTGCCAATTCCGGAAGCTGCCCTCATGACCATGGCATCGTTACTGGTCTCGCGGACCTGGGGATAGAGGGCCTGGGGGCTGGGACTTAGGATATCCAGTCCCCTGCACAAGATCTGGTCCACGTCCATTTACTCACCCTCAAGTCGAAGCAGCTGGGGACAATAGCAGTGGATGGTGGCGGCCAGTGCGGCCCCACTGGCCAGGTCCTGGAGGCTGGTCACCGTCGGGAAGCAGGGGGCACGTCGTGCCACCACACGGTCCTTGCGGTATCGGATCTGCAGATGGGAGCCAGGTCAGGTGAGTGGCCGGGCTGGCCCCCCGGGTCAGCGGTCATGCAGGCTGGGCGGGGAGGCCTGGGGTTTCCGCCATGAGGGGGCGGGAAGCTGGGGGTCCCAGAGACAGAGTTGGGGGGCCAGCCTGGAGCAGGGGAGGGGCAGCGGCAAGAGGCAGAGGAGATGTCTTCAAGCAGCCAGGCCAGCAGCgggggctggggacagggacTCCTGGGACCCCGGGGCGGGGGATACATTACCATGGGGGGTTTGCTCCCCGACTCCTTCAAACAGAAGGCAATTGCGTGCTGGGGGGAGAGGAGCAGCCATCAGCAAGGCGGAGGGATGCTGACCTGCTGGGCCCCCAAGCCCACCTTGGGGGGAGGGGGTAGCCCTGACCCTGGTCCTGAGCCCCGGCCGTCCAGCTCCCTGACTGCTCTGGCCGGCTTTGCGAACCCCAGCTCCTCCCAGCCCCAAGGGACCCCACAGAGTAGGGACCCCCTCTTATGCGGGGAGTCCTCCTCCCACAAAAGACCCAGGCCCCCAGCTTGGGGAGAGGATGCAGAGGAAGCGGGTAGGCAGGAAGGGAACCTCCCAACCCAGGCCCCAGGGTCGGGGGAAGGAGTGAGCAAAGGTGGGGACGCCAGCCAGCCCAAAACCTCCCCCACTTCCTCCTTGTTTATCTACTATGGGAGTAATTTatatgaagcacagagaggtttagATACTTctgcaaggtcacacagctcattcAGGGAAGAGAGAAATTTCAACCTCTAGCTTCAGGGATgggcctcctcctccctctcaaAGCTGGGATTTTTCTCTAGGGAAGCTGGGGATCTCAGGAAGGTTATTCTATCTTCTGCACTGGCTAGAGGGTGCCCTGCCTGCTAGGGTCAGGATCCACGTTTGTGATGGGCTGCAGGTCCCCCCTCCAGAAATTTATGCGGTCTCCCCACCTCGGTTAAAAGGGACAGGTTCAGGGGGTCCCACCCTCTTCATTAATGGGAACGGGGAGCGTTTGCCCTTCTGAATAACGGGAGGGGAAGTTCGTCCCCACCCATCAGTTTGCTGGGGAGGGGCCACCTTCTCAGTTAATGGCCCAGATTCTACCCTTCTCGGTGCACAGAGgatttctctgtctcccaggactGGGGTCCAACTTCCTTTGCTCACAGCTTGGGGAGGTATGAGAGGGCGTGCAGACAGGCAGGCagaaacagacatacagacagaCAGAGCTACAAGCAGGGCAGGCAGACGGGGCGGACAGACAGCCCCACTTACAGGAACCAGCTTCCAGTACCAGCGCGTAGGGcactgaggccagagaggcagagaggagggcaGCGGGTACCGGCACAGGGGACGGGTGGGGCACAGAGAGATTgagaaaaaggggaagaaagagagagtgtgTCACCTctagccccctccccacttcagGAGTGGCCGGGAAGCACAGCCCCGCCCTGCCCTCCCAGATCTCCAGTCCCCCATCCTTCCGATGGTTCTATGCCCTGGCCTCACCGAAGGCTGCGCCTGGGCCGCCCCGTCTGCAGGGGCTGCTGGAGAGGCTCGCTGGGCCGCTTCCTGCTCTGTCTTCTCCTGCAGCCGCCGGACGGTCtagagggcagggagggggtcAGTGGTCTGGCCACTGGACAATGCTGGTCCCTGAACCCACCCCGGGCCCAACCCCACCTACCGTGTCCACCCAGAAAAGCAGCTTGTGCTCCAAGCTGGTCAGGGCCAAGGGACCTGGCAGGGTCTTTGTCCACTCGAAGGCAAAGGCAGCCATGAGGGCATCAATGACAGCTAGGTGGGCTCCCTGTGGGGGCAAGGGCTAGAGGGTGAGACCCGAGAGCTGCAGGGGGCGCACCTTGACCCCCAAAGGCCTGGGAAAAGGAAGAACCTGGAGATGGAAGGGACTTGATGGGGGGTGGGGCTTGAGAGCGTGGGGCCAGTGGTTCATGGGTGGGGCCTTAAGGGAGGGAACTAGAAATGGGGTCCTGGAGGAGCCACGCACAATGGGCGGGACTTTGAGGTCAGATGCTAGGCCTTAGGATAGGGTGGGCTGTGTACGCAAATCCTCAAGGGCCAGAGTGGCGCCTTTTTGGGGAGCTGGGTTTGATGGGAGGGGCCAGGCTTGATGGGAAGATCTTGAGGGGAGGAGCCAGGGCTGGGGGTCAGAGCTAGACTTAATGAACAGCGCTCGAGGGGAGGAGCCAGGACTGGTAGGAGGAGCTAGGTTTGATGGACAGAGCTTAAGGGAAGGCGCCAAGACTGATAGGAGGAGCTAGGTTTGATGGACAGAGCTTAAGGGAAGGCGCCAAGACTGGTAGGAGGAGCTAGGCTTAATGGATAGCGCTTGAGGGGAGGAGCCAGACCTGGTGGGAGGAACTAGGCATAATGGCTAAAGCTTGAGGGGAGGAGCCAAGCCTGATGGGAGGAGCTAGGCTTAATAGACAAAGCTTGAAAGGAGGAGCCAGTCCTAGTGGGAGGAGCTTGGGGGAAGGAGATGAGCATGGTAGGCGTGGTCTAACAGGCAGTGGCGGGGCCTACCATGAGAATGGGCTGGTGCCGCAGGTCGGCCTCGCGCACCGGGCGCTCGGGCAAAGCAGGCA
The sequence above is drawn from the Macaca thibetana thibetana isolate TM-01 chromosome 19, ASM2454274v1, whole genome shotgun sequence genome and encodes:
- the CAMSAP3 gene encoding calmodulin-regulated spectrin-associated protein 3 isoform X4, with the translated sequence MVEAAPPGPGPLRRTFLVPEIKSLDQYDFSRAKAAASLAWVLRAAFGGAEHVPPELWEPFYTDQYAQEHVKPPVTRLLLSAELYCRAWRQALPQLETPPNPSALLALLARRGTVPALPERPVREADLRHQPILMGAHLAVIDALMAAFAFEWTKTLPGPLALTSLEHKLLFWVDTTVRRLQEKTEQEAAQRASPAAPADGAAQAQPSCPTRWYWKLVPHAIAFCLKESGSKPPMIRYRKDRVVARRAPCFPTVTSLQDLASGAALAATIHCYCPQLLRLEEVCLKDPMSVADSLYNLQLVQDFCASRLPRGCPLSLEDLLYVPPPLKVNLVVLLAELFMCFEVLKPDFVQVKDLPDGHAASPRGTEASPPQNNSGSSSPVFNFRHPLLSPGGPQSPLRGSTGSLKSSPSMSHMEALGKAWNRQLSDVDVVMGDPVLLRSVSSDSLGPPRPVPARTPTQPPPEPGDLPTIEEALQIIHSAEPRLLPDGAADGSFYLHSPEGPSKPSLASPYLPEGTSKPLSDRPTKAPVYMPHPETPSKPSPCLVGEASKLPAPSEGSPKAVASSPAATNSEVKMTSFAERKKQLVKAEAEAGAGSPTSTPAPPEALSSEMSELGARLEEKRRAIEAQKRRIEAIFAKHRQRLGKSAFLQVQPREASGEAEAEAEPGSVPGGERPAGEGQGEPTSRPKAVTFSPDLGPVPPEGLGEYNRAVSKLSAALSSLQRDMQRLTDQQQRLLAPPEAPGPAPPPAAWIIPGPTTGPKAASPSPARRVPATRRSPGPGPGPSQSPRSPKHTRPAELRLAPLTRVLTPPHDVDSLPHLRKFSPSQVPVQTRSSILLAEETPPEEPTARPGLIEIPLGSLADPAAEDEGDGSPAGAEDSLEEEASSEGEPRAGLGFFYKDEDKPEDEMAQKRASLLERQQRRVEEARRRKQWQEAEKEQRREEAARLAQEEAPGPAPPVSAVPVAPMATPAPAARAPAEEEVGPRKGDFTRQEYERRAQLKLMDDLDKVLRPRAAGSGGPGRGGRRAPRPRSGCCDDSALARSPARGLLGSRLSKIYSQSTLSLSTVANEAHNNLGVKRPTSRAPSPSGLMSPSRLPGSRERDWENGSNASSPASVPEYTGPRLYKEPSAKSNKFIIHNALSHCCLAGKVNEPQKNRILEEIEKSKANHFLILFRDSSCQFRALYTLSGETEELSRLAGYGPRTVTPAMVEGIYKYNSDRKRFTQIPAKTMSMSVDAFTIQGHLWQGKKPTTPKKGGSTPK
- the CAMSAP3 gene encoding calmodulin-regulated spectrin-associated protein 3 isoform X5 translates to MVEAAPPGPGPLRRTFLVPEIKSLDQYDFSRAKAAASLAWVLRAAFGGAEHVPPELWEPFYTDQYAQEHVKPPVTRLLLSAELYCRAWRQALPQLETPPNPSALLALLARRGTVPALPERPVREADLRHQPILMGAHLAVIDALMAAFAFEWTKTLPGPLALTSLEHKLLFWVDTTVRRLQEKTEQEAAQRASPAAPADGAAQAQPSIRYRKDRVVARRAPCFPTVTSLQDLASGAALAATIHCYCPQLLRLEEVCLKDPMSVADSLYNLQLVQDFCASRLPRGCPLSLEDLLYVPPPLKVNLVVLLAELFMCFEVLKPDFVQVKDLPDGHAASPRGTEASPPQNNSGSSSPVFNFRHPLLSPGGPQSPLRGSTGSLKSSPSMSHMEALGKAWNRQLSRPLSQAVSFSTPFGLDSDVDVVMGDPVLLRSVSSDSLGPPRPVPARTPTQPPPEPGDLPTIEEALQIIHSAEPRLLPDGAADGSFYLHSPEGPSKPSLASPYLPEGTSKPLSDRPTKAPVYMPHPETPSKPSPCLVGEASKLPAPSEGSPKAVASSPAATNSEVKMTSFAERKKQLVKAEAEAGAGSPTSTPAPPEALSSEMSELGARLEEKRRAIEAQKRRIEAIFAKHRQRLGKSAFLQVQPREASGEAEAEAEPGSVPGGERPAGEGQGEPTSRPKAVTFSPDLGPVPPEGLGEYNRAVSKLSAALSSLQRDMQRLTDQQQRLLAPPEAPGPAPPPAAWIIPGPTTGPKAASPSPARRVPATRRSPGPGPGPSQSPRSPKHTRPAELRLAPLTRVLTPPHDVDSLPHLRKFSPSQVPVQTRSSILLAEETPPEEPTARPGLIEIPLGSLADPAAEDEGDGSPAGAEDSLEEEASSEGEPRAGLGFFYKDEDKPEDEMAQKRASLLERQQRRVEEARRRKQWQEAEKEQRREEAARLAQEEAPGPAPPVSAVPVAPMATPAPAARAPAEEEVGPRKGDFTRQEYERRAQLKLMDDLDKVLRPRAAGSGGPGRGGRRAPRPRSGCCDDSALARSPARGLLGSRLSKIYSQSTLSLSTVANEAHNNLGVKRPTSRAPSPSGLMSPSRLPGSRERDWENGSNASSPASVPEYTGPRLYKEPSAKSNKFIIHNALSHCCLAGKVNEPQKNRILEEIEKSKANHFLILFRDSSCQFRALYTLSGETEELSRLAGYGPRTVTPAMVEGIYKYNSDRKRFTQIPAKTMSMSVDAFTIQGHLWQGKKPTTPKKGGSTPK
- the CAMSAP3 gene encoding calmodulin-regulated spectrin-associated protein 3 isoform X1; the protein is MVEAAPPGPGPLRRTFLVPEIKSLDQYDFSRAKAAASLAWVLRAAFGGAEHVPPELWEPFYTDQYAQEHVKPPVTRLLLSAELYCRAWRQALPQLETPPNPSALLALLARRGTVPALPERPVREADLRHQPILMGAHLAVIDALMAAFAFEWTKTLPGPLALTSLEHKLLFWVDTTVRRLQEKTEQEAAQRASPAAPADGAAQAQPSCPTRWYWKLVPHAIAFCLKESGSKPPMIRYRKDRVVARRAPCFPTVTSLQDLASGAALAATIHCYCPQLLRLEEVCLKDPMSVADSLYNLQLVQDFCASRLPRGCPLSLEDLLYVPPPLKVNLVVLLAELFMCFEVLKPDFVQVKDLPDGHAASPRGTEASPPQNNSGSSSPVFNFRHPLLSPGGPQSPLRGSTGSLKSSPSMSHMEALGKAWNRQLSRPLSQAVSFSTPFGLDSDVDVVMGDPVLLRSVSSDSLGPPRPVPARTPTQPPPEPGDLPTIEEALQIIHSAEPRLLPDGAADGSFYLHSPEGPSKPSLASPYLPEGTSKPLSDRPTKAPVYMPHPETPSKPSPCLVGEASKLPAPSEGSPKAVASSPAATNSEVKMTSFAERKKQLVKAEAEAGAGSPTSTPAPPEALSSEMSELGARLEEKRRAIEAQKRRIEAIFAKHRQRLGKSAFLQVQPREASGEAEAEAEPGSVPGGERPAGEGQGEPTSRPKAVTFSPDLGPVPPEGLGEYNRAVSKLSAALSSLQRDMQRLTDQQQRLLAPPEAPGPAPPPAAWIIPGPTTGPKAASPSPARRVPATRRSPGPGPGPSQSPRSPKHTRPAELRLAPLTRVLTPPHDVDSLPHLRKFSPSQVPVQTRSSILLAEETPPEEPTARPGLIEIPLGSLADPAAEDEGDGSPAGAEDSLEEEASSEGEPRAGLGFFYKDEDKPEDEMAQKRASLLERQQRRVEEARRRKQWQEAEKEQRREEAARLAQEEAPGPAPPVSAVPVAPMATPAPAARAPAEEEVGPRKGDFTRQEYERRAQLKLMDDLDKVLRPRAAGSGGPGRGGRRAPRPRSGCCDDSALARSPARGLLGSRLSKIYSQSTLSLSTVANEAHNNLGVKRPTSRAPSPSGLMSPSRLPGSRERDWENGSNASSPASVPEYTGPRLYKEPSAKSNKFIIHNALSHCCLAGKVNEPQKNRILEEIEKSKANHFLILFRDSSCQFRALYTLSGETEELSRLAGYGPRTVTPAMVEGIYKYNSDRKRFTQIPAKTMSMSVDAFTIQGHLWQGKKPTTPKKGGSTPK
- the CAMSAP3 gene encoding calmodulin-regulated spectrin-associated protein 3 isoform X3 — its product is MVEAAPPGPGPLRRTFLVPEIKSLDQYDFSRAKAAASLAWVLRAAFGGAEHVPPELWEPFYTDQYAQEHVKPPVTRLLLSAELYCRAWRQALPQLETPPNPSALLALLARRGTVPALPERPVREADLRHQPILMGAHLAVIDALMAAFAFEWTKTLPGPLALTSLEHKLLFWVDTTVRRLQEKTEQEAAQRASPAAPADGAAQAQPSCPTRWYWKLVPIRYRKDRVVARRAPCFPTVTSLQDLASGAALAATIHCYCPQLLRLEEVCLKDPMSVADSLYNLQLVQDFCASRLPRGCPLSLEDLLYVPPPLKVNLVVLLAELFMCFEVLKPDFVQVKDLPDGHAASPRGTEASPPQNNSGSSSPVFNFRHPLLSPGGPQSPLRGSTGSLKSSPSMSHMEALGKAWNRQLSRPLSQAVSFSTPFGLDSDVDVVMGDPVLLRSVSSDSLGPPRPVPARTPTQPPPEPGDLPTIEEALQIIHSAEPRLLPDGAADGSFYLHSPEGPSKPSLASPYLPEGTSKPLSDRPTKAPVYMPHPETPSKPSPCLVGEASKLPAPSEGSPKAVASSPAATNSEVKMTSFAERKKQLVKAEAEAGAGSPTSTPAPPEALSSEMSELGARLEEKRRAIEAQKRRIEAIFAKHRQRLGKSAFLQVQPREASGEAEAEAEPGSVPGGERPAGEGQGEPTSRPKAVTFSPDLGPVPPEGLGEYNRAVSKLSAALSSLQRDMQRLTDQQQRLLAPPEAPGPAPPPAAWIIPGPTTGPKAASPSPARRVPATRRSPGPGPGPSQSPRSPKHTRPAELRLAPLTRVLTPPHDVDSLPHLRKFSPSQVPVQTRSSILLAEETPPEEPTARPGLIEIPLGSLADPAAEDEGDGSPAGAEDSLEEEASSEGEPRAGLGFFYKDEDKPEDEMAQKRASLLERQQRRVEEARRRKQWQEAEKEQRREEAARLAQEEAPGPAPPVSAVPVAPMATPAPAARAPAEEEVGPRKGDFTRQEYERRAQLKLMDDLDKVLRPRAAGSGGPGRGGRRAPRPRSGCCDDSALARSPARGLLGSRLSKIYSQSTLSLSTVANEAHNNLGVKRPTSRAPSPSGLMSPSRLPGSRERDWENGSNASSPASVPEYTGPRLYKEPSAKSNKFIIHNALSHCCLAGKVNEPQKNRILEEIEKSKANHFLILFRDSSCQFRALYTLSGETEELSRLAGYGPRTVTPAMVEGIYKYNSDRKRFTQIPAKTMSMSVDAFTIQGHLWQGKKPTTPKKGGSTPK
- the CAMSAP3 gene encoding calmodulin-regulated spectrin-associated protein 3 isoform X2; protein product: MVEAAPPGPGPLRRTFLVPEIKSLDQYDFSRAKAAASLAWVLRAAFGGAEHVPPELWEPFYTDQYAQEHVKPPVTRLLLSAELYCRAWRQALPQLETPPNPSALLALLARRGTVPALPERPVREADLRHQPILMGAHLAVIDALMAAFAFEWTKTLPGPLALTSLEHKLLFWVDTTVRRLQEKTEQEAAQRASPAAPADGAAQAQPSHAIAFCLKESGSKPPMIRYRKDRVVARRAPCFPTVTSLQDLASGAALAATIHCYCPQLLRLEEVCLKDPMSVADSLYNLQLVQDFCASRLPRGCPLSLEDLLYVPPPLKVNLVVLLAELFMCFEVLKPDFVQVKDLPDGHAASPRGTEASPPQNNSGSSSPVFNFRHPLLSPGGPQSPLRGSTGSLKSSPSMSHMEALGKAWNRQLSRPLSQAVSFSTPFGLDSDVDVVMGDPVLLRSVSSDSLGPPRPVPARTPTQPPPEPGDLPTIEEALQIIHSAEPRLLPDGAADGSFYLHSPEGPSKPSLASPYLPEGTSKPLSDRPTKAPVYMPHPETPSKPSPCLVGEASKLPAPSEGSPKAVASSPAATNSEVKMTSFAERKKQLVKAEAEAGAGSPTSTPAPPEALSSEMSELGARLEEKRRAIEAQKRRIEAIFAKHRQRLGKSAFLQVQPREASGEAEAEAEPGSVPGGERPAGEGQGEPTSRPKAVTFSPDLGPVPPEGLGEYNRAVSKLSAALSSLQRDMQRLTDQQQRLLAPPEAPGPAPPPAAWIIPGPTTGPKAASPSPARRVPATRRSPGPGPGPSQSPRSPKHTRPAELRLAPLTRVLTPPHDVDSLPHLRKFSPSQVPVQTRSSILLAEETPPEEPTARPGLIEIPLGSLADPAAEDEGDGSPAGAEDSLEEEASSEGEPRAGLGFFYKDEDKPEDEMAQKRASLLERQQRRVEEARRRKQWQEAEKEQRREEAARLAQEEAPGPAPPVSAVPVAPMATPAPAARAPAEEEVGPRKGDFTRQEYERRAQLKLMDDLDKVLRPRAAGSGGPGRGGRRAPRPRSGCCDDSALARSPARGLLGSRLSKIYSQSTLSLSTVANEAHNNLGVKRPTSRAPSPSGLMSPSRLPGSRERDWENGSNASSPASVPEYTGPRLYKEPSAKSNKFIIHNALSHCCLAGKVNEPQKNRILEEIEKSKANHFLILFRDSSCQFRALYTLSGETEELSRLAGYGPRTVTPAMVEGIYKYNSDRKRFTQIPAKTMSMSVDAFTIQGHLWQGKKPTTPKKGGSTPK